Proteins co-encoded in one Kribbella solani genomic window:
- a CDS encoding ATP-binding cassette domain-containing protein, which yields MTTERVIEAAGVRKNYRGGTEGAGLNGFDLEVTAGTVTGLLGPNGAGKTTAVRILSTLLELDSGQATVAGYDVRRQGAEVRRRIGLVGQYAAVDEVLTGRQNLVLFGRLNHLGHTKAVRRADELLERFSLTEAAGQAVGKYSGGMRRRLDLAASLIVAPRVLFVDEPTTGLDPAGRIEVWSAVRQLVAGGTTVLLTTQYLEEADQLANRISMLKEGKVVAEGTPDELKTRLGSDWLDLVLTDPAEVARVVELAGPLADGDIRVADVRVSVPVKDRTKALVVMANSLHEANIEPADLTLRRPTLDEVFLHLTGTEVAV from the coding sequence GTGACAACGGAACGAGTGATCGAAGCTGCCGGGGTACGGAAGAACTACCGCGGCGGTACGGAGGGTGCGGGGCTGAACGGCTTCGACCTGGAGGTCACGGCCGGTACGGTGACCGGTCTGCTCGGCCCGAACGGTGCCGGCAAGACGACAGCAGTACGCATCCTGTCCACACTGCTGGAGCTGGATTCCGGTCAAGCGACAGTCGCCGGGTACGACGTACGCCGCCAAGGGGCCGAGGTACGGCGCCGGATCGGCCTGGTCGGGCAGTACGCGGCGGTGGACGAAGTACTGACCGGCCGGCAGAACCTGGTGCTTTTCGGCCGGCTGAATCACCTCGGTCACACCAAGGCGGTACGCCGTGCGGACGAACTACTCGAACGATTCAGTCTGACCGAGGCGGCCGGGCAAGCGGTCGGCAAGTACTCCGGCGGGATGCGGCGACGCCTCGATCTCGCGGCCAGTCTGATCGTGGCGCCGCGGGTGCTGTTCGTGGACGAGCCGACGACCGGGCTGGACCCGGCCGGGCGGATCGAGGTGTGGTCGGCGGTACGGCAACTGGTCGCCGGCGGCACGACGGTGCTGCTGACCACGCAGTACCTGGAAGAGGCGGATCAGCTGGCGAATCGGATCTCGATGTTGAAGGAGGGGAAGGTCGTCGCCGAAGGAACACCGGACGAGCTGAAGACCCGGCTGGGATCGGACTGGCTGGATCTGGTCCTGACCGATCCGGCCGAGGTGGCTCGCGTGGTCGAGCTGGCCGGGCCGTTGGCCGACGGGGACATCCGGGTGGCCGACGTACGCGTCAGTGTGCCGGTGAAGGACCGGACCAAGGCGCTGGTGGTGATGGCGAATTCGTTGCATGAGGCAAACATCGAGCCGGCCGACCTGACCTTGCGCCGGCCGACGCTGGACGAAGTGTTCCTGCACCTGACCGGAACGGAGGTGGCGGTATGA